A region of the Calditerricola satsumensis genome:
CCATCACCTCGGTGATGTCGCGGAAGACGGCCGCAGCGCCGATCACCTTCCCGCTCTCGTCGACGACGGGGACGCGATTGGTGACGATGCGCCGCCCCCCGTCGAGCCACTGTTCCTGGTTGAGTTCGGCCTGTCCCGTTTCGAGCACGCGCATGAGCCGGCTCGAGGGGATGACGTCGGTGACGCGCCGCCCCAACACGTCCTCGCGCTTGAGCCCGGTGAGCGCCTCCGCAGCGCGGTTGAACAGCGTGACGCGCCCCTCGGCGTCGACGGCCAGCATGGCGTCGTGGGTGGAATCGAGGATGACGTCCCGCGCGCGCCGGGCCTTCTTCAGGGCGTCGCGCAGGCAAGCCGCTTCCGCCGCGAGATCGGCCAAGGCGCCGGCCACCTCCCCCCACACCACGGCCGCGCCCTTTGCCCGCACGCGCACCGCTTCGACCGCCTCGGGATCGCGCGCCGTCACCACCACGAGATCGGGATCGCCCGCCAGCGCCGATTCCACATCCGCCAGGCTTTCCGCCACCCCCACAAGGGTCACGCCGCTCGCCTGGCGCAGGAGGCGGACCAGGGCCTGGGTTTGCACTCCGTCTCCGACCACCGCAACCCGCTTCACCGTCCCCTCTCCCTTCCCTTCCACCGCATGTGCGAAAATTTTTGCCGTCTGTTTCGTGAAGAATTTTGCAGGCTATGGCGATTATACCCCATTGCGCCGTGGACGGGGAGGGATTTTTGCGCTACGATGGGAACGGCGCACCCCAGCGCCGCCCGCGCGAACGCGCCAACCCAACCGCACCGGAAAGAGGGAGCGCCCGATGCTGATCCAACGGCTCATCGCCTTGCTCATCCTCGTTTCGGCCGGCCTTGTCGCCGCCTATGGCTGGACATTGATGCGCGAGGCCGTCTTCGCCGCGTTTGCCCAAACCGCCACCGGGCACGACGGGCTTGCCTTCCTCGCCGGAGCCGTCCTGTTCCTCGGCGGCATCGGCTTTGTCGGAGGGTTTCTCTTTTACCGCGACAAAAAACGGCGCCGCGTGCAAAAACGGTTCATCAAAACGCGGCGCCAGGACGACGGGGCGTAGGCCCCGTTTTTTATGGAGGAGGAAAATCGGCTGCGGCGTTACCGGCTTCGCTCGGCCGGGGGCGGCGGCGATCCGTCCGGTTGGCCCAACCGGTCCAGATACGTCAAGAGGGGCACGCGGGCAATGAGGTCGGACAGCGACCGCCGTTCGGCATAGAGGTGAAGGGCGACAAGCACCCCCAGCCACAGGAGTTGGCCCCATGCCGGCAGCCACCACGCCGTCCACAGGCCGAGCAGGGCACCGATCGTGTTGCTGCCGGTGTCGCCGAGCATGGCGCGGCCGCGCACGTCGTGCGGAAGGAGGGCCGCCCCCGCGCAGGCGGCCGGAAGCCAGTGGGGCCATGCCGAAGCGGGAAGGGCCGGCAGCAGCAAGAAAAAGGCGCAACCGGCGGCCTTCAGCGCACGGCCGGGGCGCAGGTCCAGCAGGTTGACGCCGTTGGCCGACAAGGCGACGATCAGCAACGCCACCGCCCACGCCGCCCCACGGAAACCCGACAGCCACGCCGCCGCCGCCGCCACAACCAGGCCGCCGACGGCTTTGGCCGCGCCGGTGGTCGGCCGCCCGGCGAGCAGCGCCCGCAGGTGGGCGCGCCGCCCGGTGACGGCGCGGCTGCCCCAGATGTCGTCAACGGCGCCAAGGAGGGCAAAGCCGGCGACGACGAGCAGCTGGATGCGCGCAAGATGCGCCGCCTCGGCGCCCGCCCACCAGGCCCACAGCAGGGGCGCGCATCCGGCGGGAAGGGCCACCGCCCAGCCCGTGCCGACGGGGACGACGTCGCCCCGGTAGTTGGTGCGGAGCGGGCCCGTTCGCCACAAGACGGCAAGCGTCACGCGGACCAAAAGCCACCCGAGGGCCAGCGACGCGGCAGCGCCGGCCACACCCAGCGCAAGCGGGGGCCCCTGTCCCATCGCCGGCTCCGCTCCCGTCACGTTGCCCGCCTCCCTTCCCGCCGCTTGCGGTTTAACGTGAGGGCGATGTCGACGAACTGGCGCCCGCGGTGCACAAAGGAGCGCACGTCGCGTCCCGTCTCGCGGTGGCGGAAGGGCACCTGCACCTCGTAAAGGCGGAAGCCCGCCCGCAGCACGTCGACGGCAAACCCCACCTCGACGCCAAACCCGCCGGATAAAGGAGGAAGGGATTCCAGCACCACCCGGCGCACGGCCCGCTGGCCGGACAGGGGCGCTTGCAGGGCGTAGCCCGTCAGATGCGCAATGCCGAACCGCGCCAGCCCCTTAACCAGGCCAAACCCCCCTTTTCGGCGCGCCGGCGGGAGCACCGCCACCACCACGTCGGCCACGTCCCGCTCGACGGGTTCGAGCAGCGCGGGTGCGTAGGCGGCCGTATCGCCCAGATCGCCGTCCAAAAACAGGAGGATGTCGCCGCGCGCCGCCCGCCACCCCGTCTCGAGGGCGGCCCCCTTGCCGCGGTTTTCGCCGTGCACGATGACGCGATCGGCGTACGGACGCGCCGCATCGGCCGTACCGTCGACGCTGCCGTCGTCGACCACGATCACCTCGTCCACGCAGCCCGCGCGGCGCAGGGCGGCCAGCGTCTCGGGCAGGGTGAGCGCCTCGTTGTAGGCGGGGACGACGGCCGACACGCGCCGTGTCGTCATGACGGGCCCCCTCCCTGCATGCGGCTGACGATTGCTTTCACCGCGGTGAGGTAGCTGTACGGCGTCGGGTCGGTCGTGTCCACGCGCACGGTGGGGAGCATCATCCGTCCCGCCCACGCAGGGGAAAGATCGCCCGTCACCACGAGCACGGTGGCCGCTTCCGGTTTTTCCGGCGGCCCTTGCGCCTCCGGCGGAACGAGCGTCACGGCAAACCCGACGTCGCGCAAAAAGTCGGCCAGCCCCTTGACCGCCTCCGGATCGCCGACGAGCCAGACGTGGGGGGAAGCTTGCGCCATGGCTTCCGCGAGAACGAGGCGAGACATCTCGCGGACCGTTTCCTCAAACTGGACATGCAGCTCATCCAGGCGCCGCTGCAGCGCCTTGTTCTGTCGGACCGTCTCGTCGTATTTCGCCGCGAGGCTGGCAATCACATCCTGCTGGTTGGCCTCGATCCACCGTTGGCCGGCCGTTCCGCCGAGCAGAATCCCCACGCCCAGCGCCAGGAAAACCGACGACACCGTGACGACGTGGTAGCGCCATGGATACACGGCGATTCCTCACCCCATCAGCAGCTTGACGTTCACCCACACCAGCCGCCACAGCCGCGACAGCGACTCGCTCACGGCGGACAGGGCGGCCACCGGAACGCAGGCGGCGCCGATCAGGTAGGCCAGGGTGCGCCACTTGAGGCGCCGCGGGTAGAGCTTGGAAACCCCGCGGGCGTCGACGAGCTTCGCCCCGATCTTCATCCGCACGAGCACGGTGCTGGCCATCCCCTGACGCCCTTTTTCCAGAAAATCGATCATGTTCGAATGCGTTCCCACGGTGACGATCAGCTCGGCACCCTTCTCATAGGCCAGCAGCAGGGCGATGTCCTCGCTCGTCCCGGGGGCGCACAGCACATGTCCGCTGAGGCCCAGCTGCTTGAGCCGCGCCATCCCCGGCGCCCGGCCATCGGGATAGCCGTGTACGATCAGGTCGGCCCCGCAGCGCAAGGCGCGGTCGGAGACGCTGTCCATGTCGCCGATGATGATGTCCGGCTTCCATCCGAAGTCGAGCAGGGCGTCGGCGCCGCCGTCGACGCCGATCAGCGCGGGACGCCAGTCCTCCACGTACCCGCGGATGGCCAGCAGGTCCTCTCGATAGTGGCTGCCGCGCACGACAACCAACACGTGCCGGCCCTGTAGCGGCGTCCGCAGCACCGGCGTCAGCAGCGGGCGGATGAAGAACGCTTTTTCCTTCGCCGCAAAATGCAGGGTGTTGTCGATGAACTGCGCCAGCCGCTCTTCGAGGTTGGCCACACCCCGCCGGTAGCGGCGCTCAAGCTCGTCGGCGGTGACGCGTCGCGCAGGCAGCGCCGTGGCGGTCTCCTCAATCCACAAATGCCCCTCGTCCAGAACGAGGCGCGCGCCCTCGGGGATGCGCGCAAAGTCGGCCTCGGCGATTTCAAACAGGGGCACGCCGCTGCGGGCCAAAAGGAGCGCTCCCTCCGCCGGGTAGCTGCCGCTTAAAAACGGCAGCGCATTCACCACCGCCCGCACGCCGGCTTCCAGCAGGCCGTGCGCCGCCACTTCGTCCACGTCACGATGGCGAATGACGGCAATCTCTCCGCCTGAAAGACGCATGACCAGACGCTTCGTCCGCTCGTCGACGGCCGCCGTGCCGCTGATCGGTTTGCCGGAACGCCACCAGGCGATCACGCCTTCTCCCCCTTTGTCCGCGCACCCTCCCGTTCGGTACTAGTTTGGCAAGAGGAAGAAAATCTCATTCCCTCTCCCCCCGAAAAGCAAAACCGACCGCATCATGCGGTCGGCTCGTACCGGATCCCATTTCTTATCCCATGCCAAGGCCACTCACGTCTTGGGTGGCACCTGCTTTGCGCGCCGTTCGCGCCACTCTTCCGCCAACATCGCGTACACCGCGTGGTCGCGATACGAGCCGTCGGCAAACCGCTCGACGCCCCGCAGCACGCCCTCCAGGCGAAAGCCCAACCGCTCGGGGACCGCACGGCTGCGGAAGTTGGTCACCGCGGCGCGGAGAATACAGGGTTTCCGCGTGATGGGGCAACAGCAGGCCCAGGGCCAGATCGCCGTCAACCGGCCAGCGAAACATCGGCGTCGCGTTTCCCAAGGCCCTTCAGCTTACCACCTTGTGCTCGATGCGCAGCTTGTCGGCCACCATGGCGATGAATTCGCTGTTCGTCGGCTTCGCCTTGGCCACATTGATCGTGTAGCCAAACAGGCTGCTGATCAGCTCCACGTTGCCACGCGCCCACGCCACTTCGATGGCATGGCGAATGGCCCGCTCCACCCGGCTGGGCGTGGTGTTGAACTTGCGGGCGATGGAGGGGTAGAGATCTTTGGTAATCGAACCCAGCAGCTCAACGTTGTGGTACACCATGGCAATCGCTTCGCGAAGGTACAGATAGCCCTTGATGTGCGCCGGCACGCCAATCTCGTGGATGATGTTGGTGATGCGCACGTCCAGGTCATGCTTTTTCGGGCTCGACGCCGCGGCCGTCTGAATGGACAACATCACGCGGTCATGAACCACCACTTGGCGGATGCGATTGGTCAGCACTTCCATGTCAAAGGGCTTGAGGATGTAGTAGGAAGCCCCCAGCTCGACAGCCTTTTTCGTGATTTCCTCTTGGCCGAAGGCGGTCAACATGATGATCTTGGGAAAGACCGGCAGCGACATGCTGTGCAGCCGCTCGAGAACGGCCAAGCCGTCCAAATGGGGCATGATAATGTCGAGGATCAACACGTCGGCTGGGGTGTTTTCCAAGACGGCGATCACATCGTTCCCGTTGTACGCCACCCCAACGACTTCCATGTCCTTCTGCTGGTCAATAAATTCGGCCAATAAATTGGTAAACTCTCGGTTGTCGTCGGCAATAACCACCCGTACCTTTTTCGTCACGCGGGAAATCCTCCTTTTTCGGCGAACTGCGGGATTCGAAAAGGGTGATCCCCCTGCTTCCACCATAAAGATCATTCGCGATCAACCGGGAAGTTCCTTCCTTGTCGGCCGGACTTTTCGTCTACATTTTCCGACTTTTGTCGCCCGGTTCCTGTCGAATGTGCCCGGGGCACACAAAAAACCGCCGGCCTGTGCGCGCGGCGGCTTGTTGGTTGCAGTCGGATTCGCGTCGAGATTGTACCCGGCATCGCGGAGCATCCACTCGATGAACACCCCGTAGCCGGTGGTGGGATCGTTGACGAACACGTGGGTTACGGCGCCAACCAGCTTGCCGTTCTGGATGATGGGACTTCCGCTCATGCCCTGCACGATGCCGCCCGTCTTCGCCAGCAAACGCGGATCGGTGACGCGAATCACCATGCTCTTGGTCGCGGGAAAGCGCTGCGCGGAGACGCTGACGATTTCAATCGAAAAGCGCTCCACCTTGCGTCCCTCGACGACGGTGAGCATCTCGGCCGGCCCTTCGCGCACCTCTTCGGCCAGGGCGATGGGAATCGGTTCGCGGAAGAGGGCGGGCTCCGGGGTCTCCGTCAGCGTACCAAAAATGCCGAAGGGGGTGTTCTTCTCAATCTTGCCAAGGGTTCGGTTTTCGTCAAACAACGTGGCGCGTTTCTGCCCCGGTTCGCCAGAGTTGCCTTTCTCGATGGACGTCACATCGGACGGGACGATCACGCCATCGCCGACGCGAATGGGCTGGCGCGTGTCGACGTCGGAGATGACGTGGCCCAGGGCGCCAAACCGGCGCGTCTTGGGGTCATAGAACGTCAACGTGCCGACACCGGCAGCCGTATCGCGGATGTAGAGGCCGAGGCGATACTGCCCATCCTTGTCGCGGGCCGGGCGAAGGGTCACCTGCACCTGGTCGCTGCCCCGTGCCAGCTGCAGCACGAGGGGCCGACCGGACAAACCCGCCGCACGCACCTGCTTCTCCACATCACCGACCGACTGCACGGTCGTCCCATCGATGGCAGTGATCACGTCGCCAACGCGCACGCCGGCTTCCCGACCCGGCGAAAGCGACCGGTCGCCATGAGGGACCAGATAATGCCCGACCACCAGAACCCCAGCCGAACGGAGCTTGACGCCGATCGACTGGCCCCCGGGAACCACGCGCAGCTCGGGGATAACGGAAACGGTCACCTTGCGCAAGGGGATGGCGCCCACCTGCACCGCCATGCGGGACGACCCCACATCGCCGGGCAAGAGCACCCAAGTTCCGCTTGACGCTCGGGTCGAGGATGCGGAAGCGGATGAAGCCGTCTGAACGGCGTTGGAACGCTCGACTTGCACCACCTCGGGGTTGTCCACGGTAACGGAACCAAAGGAGAACAGCGAAAGGGGTTTCACGGCGCCTTGAACGACGCGAATCTCATCGGGTAAGGCGGCAAACCGCTGAAACGGGGGCGAAAAGGCGAACAACACGGAAAGCGCCATGAGGCAAAGGCCAATCGTTTTTCTGGAGAGGGACAACGGCCATCACGCTCCTACCTTCCCTGCCTGCACCTCCTGCCGCGTGTAGTACTAGCGTGTCCGCCTTTGGAGCGAATATAACCCCGTAATTCGTGGACAAAAAGAAGGGGCTTCCCAACAAAGCCCCGTTCTCAGCCAATCGCCGTTTTGCTCCCCCTCGCGAGGCGAAGCATTTCTTGGGCGTGCTGCTTGCTGCTTTCGGTTACCGCCACACCGCTCAGCATGCGCGCGAGCTCCTCGACGCGCCCCGCTTCGCTGAGCGGCTCGACGCGCGTCACCGTCTCGCCGTTTTCCACTGCCTTGCTGACCACGAAATGGACATCGGCCATGCACGCCACCTGGGGAAGATGGGTGACGCACAGCACCTGCCGCGCGGCGGCGAGGGCGGCCAGCTTCTCGGCCACGCGCTGGGCGGCGCGGCCGCTTACCCCTGCGTCCACCTCGTCGAACACCAGCGTGCCGTACGGTTCGGCGTCGGCCACCACCGCCTTGAGGGCAAGCATGAGGCGCGACAGTTCCCCGCCCGAGGCGATGCGCGCCAGGGGCTTGGGCGGTTCCCCCGGGTTTGGCGCCCAGGTGAAGAAAACGACGTCCACCCCGTGGGGCATGGCCCGCACGCGCCGCCCGCCGACGTCGATGCCCTCCTCGTCGGGGAGGGTGTCGAGCTCGGCAAACAACTTGGCGTGCTCGAGATTCAGGTCGCGAAGATGGGCTTCCACCGCCGCGCACAGCTTCGCTGCCGCCTCCTTCCGGCGATGGGACAGCTCCTCGGCCTCGACGCCGAGATCGCGCCCGATCTCTTCCAGTTCCCGGGCCAGCTGCTCCACGCGCGCCTCGCGGTTTTCGATGGCCTCCAGCTCCTCCTCCACCTTGGCGGCGTACTCGAGGATGGCCTCCACCGTGTCGCCGTACTTGCGCTTCAGCTTGGCGATCAGGGCCAGGCGCGCTTCCACATCCGCCAGGCGGCCGTCGTCGTCGGGCACGGCTTCCTGGGCGTCGCGCAGCTCCCGCGCGGCGTCTTCCAGCTGATAGTAGGCCGACTGCACGGCTTCGTGCACCCGTTCCAGTTCGGGGTCGACGGCCGCCGCCTGCTCGAGGTAGGCCAGGGCATGGCCGATCCAGTCCATCCCTCGGTTGTCGCCGGCGAGGGCGGCGTAGGCCCCGCGCAGGGCGGTGCGCAGCTTCTCGGCGTGAAGGAGCTTCTGCCGCTCGGCCAGGAGCCGCTCTTCTTCCCCCGGCTCCAGGGCCGCCTCCTCGATCTCGGAAAGCTGGAAGCGGAGCAGATCGAGCCGCTGGGCGAGGGCTTTCTCGTCCTCCGTCATCCGGGCGAGCTCCGCACGCACCCGCATGTAGCGTGCGTAAAGCGCCTCGTATTCGGCGCGGCAGCGCTCCAGCTCCTCCCCGCCGTAGGCGTCGATCCACGCCAGATGGCGGTCGGGGTTGAGCAGGTCCTGCTGGTCGTGCTGGCCGCAGAGGGAGACGAGGACGCTGCCCACTTCCCGCAGCATGGCCAGCGTCACCAGGTGCCCGTTGATGCGGCAGACGCTGCGGCCGCTGGCGGAGACGTCCCGGCGAAGGAGAATGTGCCCGCCGTCGGCCGGGATGCCCATCTCCGCCAGGCGGCGGACGGCGGGATGGTCGGTCGGCACCTCAAACAGCGCTTCCACCTCGGCTTTGGCGGCACCGTGGCGCACCATATCGCTCGAGGCCCGCCCGCCCAACGCCAGCGCGAGGGCGTCCAGCAGGATCGACTTCCCCGCCCCCGTCTCGCCGGTCAGCACGTTGAGCCCTTCGGAAAAGGCGACGTGGGCCTCCTTGATCAAGGCGAGGTTGCGCACGGTCAGTTCGAGCAGCATGCCCCTCCCCTCCTCCGCCACCGCCCTAGAGCATGTCGAGAAAGCGGCGCGCCAGCTCTCCCGTCTTCTCCTTTTCCTTGCAGATGATCAAAATGGTGTCGTCGCCGGCGAGGGTGCCCATGATTTCCGGCCAATCGAGGTTGTCGATCAGGACCGCCACCGCGTGGGCGTTTCCGGGAAGCGTTTTCAAAACGATCAGGTTTTCCGCGTGGTCGATGCTCACGAAGCTGTCGACGAGCATGCGCTTCAGCTTTTGTTGCGGATTGGTGCGCAGGTCGACGGGAAGGGAGTACTTGTAGCGCCCGTCAGGGGTCGGCACCTTCACCAGGTGCAACTCCTTGATGTCGCGGGACACCGTGGCCTGGGTAACGTGAAACCCCGCTTCGCGCAGCTTGTCGACCAGCTCGTCTTGCGTTTCGATGTCGTACTGGGAGATGATCTCGCGAATCTTGATGTGCCGTTGCGCCTTGTTCACACCCCGTCCCCCCTCGGTGGGTCTCCCTGCAACTTGCGCCGGACGACATCGAAAAAGGCGCGCTCCTTCCACTTCACCAGCACCGTGGTGTGCGGCGCGCGCCGCACGCGGACCTCATCGCCCGGCTTCAGCTGGACGCCGAGCTGCCCGTCGACGGTCAGGCCGATGTGGTCGTGGGGGGCTTCGATGCGGATGGACACCTCATCCTGTGGGGCCAGCACCATCGGCCGCGCCGTGAGCGTGTGCGGGGCGACCGGCGTGAGGAGAATCGCATCGAGATGCGGCACGACGATCGGCCCCCCCGCCGACAGGGAATAGGCGGTGGAGCCGGTGGGCGTGGCGACGACAAGCCCGTCTCCCGAAAAGCGGCTGAGATACACCCCGTCGACGAACACGGTGGTCGTGATCATGCGCGAAAAGGAACCCCTGGCCACGCCGACATCGTTGAGGGCCAAAAAGGAGCCGCGCGCCTCCCCATCGCGCACCCACTCCGCCTCGAGCATCATGCGCGCTTCCAAACAGTAGTCGCCCTTGAGAATGCGGTCTACCGCCGCGGGCAGATCGTCCGGCTCCGCTTCCGACAAAAAGCCGAGGCGACCCACGTTGATGCCGAGCAGGGGAATCTTGTGGGGGGCAAACTCCCGCGCGAAGCCAAGCAGCGTCCCGTCCCCCCCGAGCACAAACAGGAGGTCGATCGCGCCGGGAAAGCGCGCGCGCGGCAGGGCCGCGTCGGGACGCCCGAGGGTGCGGGCGTCTTCGGGTTCCAGGACCACGCGCGCCCCTTTCGCCAAAATCAGATCGACAAGCCGCTTCGCCACCGACCAAGCGGCGGGTTTGTCGCGGTTCAAGACCAATCCGAAGGTCTTCAACGCCAACACCTCAACCGTGCAGGAAGATATAGGCCAGCGCGGCCCCGAGGCCCATGGCCGCCGCATAACGCCAGCGGCCGGTTGCCCGCGGGCGAACGGCAAAGGTGACGATGCGCATGGCGCCCGTTTCGCGGTTGACCACGACGATGCCGTGCGGGCGCACGACCAGCCAGCTTGCCAGCAGCGCGTCGCGCAGCGCCGCCCCGGTCGTGGGAATCGTTTTGCGGCTCTTTTCCACCTTGACGGCATACAGCTTGCCGTCCCGCTTGGCGAGGAAGTCGACGTACAGGCGGCTGTCAAAGGTGCGGTCGTCGACGGTGACGGCCACGGGAATGGCCACCTTCCCCGCCACCACATCAAACCCTTCTGCCTCGAGCAAATCCACCACCGGCCCTTTGGGCTGCTGGCGCATCCACCCCGTCCCCAGCGCGCGCCACGCCAACACCGCGACCGCGCCCAGCACGACGAGCACGACGACAAGCCCGTCCCCCGTTTTCAGCACGGTTTCCCCCTCCGGAAAGACCGGACCGCGCCGCATCACGCGTCGGTTGCATGCTCGGCGCGGAACCGGTCGTGGGCTTCCCGAACGACGGCGTCTATCCTCCTTTCTACGTCGTCACCGGGCGCGTCTCCTTTTCGCGCGTGAAGCAAAAATTCGATGTTCCCCTCCCCGCCGCGGATCGGGGAAGGGGTCAGGTTGAGGGGCACCAGGTTCGCCGCCCGCGCCTTTTGTATGACGGCGCGCAGCACATCGGCGTGAACGCGCGGGTCGCGCACCACGCCGTGCTTGCCGACGCGTTCCGGACCGGCTTCAAATTGCGGCTTGACGAGGGCGACCACGTCGCCGCCTGCCTTCAGCACGGCGGCAAGTGGCGGGAAGATGAGCCCGAGGGAGATGAAGGAGACGTCCACCGTGGCCACGTCGGGCGGCTCGGGAAACCAGGACGGCTCGGCGTATCGAAAGTTGGTCCGCTCCATCACCACGACGCGCGGATCTTGGCGCAGCTTCCAGTCCAGCTGGCCGTAGCCGACGTCGACGGCATAGACGCGCCGCGCCCCGTGCTGTAGGGCGCAATCGGTGAACCCGCCGGTGGACGCGCCGACGTCGAGCACCGTCTTGCCGGTCAGGTCCAGGCCGAAGACGCGCAGGGCCCGTTCCAGTTTGAGGCCCCCGCGGCTCACGTAAGGGCACGGGTCGCCCTTCACCTCGATGCGCGCATCCGGGGGCACCTTCTCTCCCGCCTTGTCGACCGTCGCACCGTCCACGCGCACGAGCCCGGCCATGATCGCGCGGCGGGCTTTTTCCCGCGTCGGAAACAGGCCGCGCGTCACGAGGAGCACGTCGAGGCGCTCTTTCTTCGCCATCGCCGTCACGCCCGCTGGGCGGCGCGCGTAAGCAGCTTCCGCGC
Encoded here:
- a CDS encoding copper transporter, whose product is MYPWRYHVVTVSSVFLALGVGILLGGTAGQRWIEANQQDVIASLAAKYDETVRQNKALQRRLDELHVQFEETVREMSRLVLAEAMAQASPHVWLVGDPEAVKGLADFLRDVGFAVTLVPPEAQGPPEKPEAATVLVVTGDLSPAWAGRMMLPTVRVDTTDPTPYSYLTAVKAIVSRMQGGGPS
- a CDS encoding glycosyltransferase family 2 protein, whose translation is MTTRRVSAVVPAYNEALTLPETLAALRRAGCVDEVIVVDDGSVDGTADAARPYADRVIVHGENRGKGAALETGWRAARGDILLFLDGDLGDTAAYAPALLEPVERDVADVVVAVLPPARRKGGFGLVKGLARFGIAHLTGYALQAPLSGQRAVRRVVLESLPPLSGGFGVEVGFAVDVLRAGFRLYEVQVPFRHRETGRDVRSFVHRGRQFVDIALTLNRKRREGRRAT
- a CDS encoding DUF2627 domain-containing protein, with protein sequence MLIQRLIALLILVSAGLVAAYGWTLMREAVFAAFAQTATGHDGLAFLAGAVLFLGGIGFVGGFLFYRDKKRRRVQKRFIKTRRQDDGA
- a CDS encoding NAD(+)/NADH kinase, encoding MKTFGLVLNRDKPAAWSVAKRLVDLILAKGARVVLEPEDARTLGRPDAALPRARFPGAIDLLFVLGGDGTLLGFAREFAPHKIPLLGINVGRLGFLSEAEPDDLPAAVDRILKGDYCLEARMMLEAEWVRDGEARGSFLALNDVGVARGSFSRMITTTVFVDGVYLSRFSGDGLVVATPTGSTAYSLSAGGPIVVPHLDAILLTPVAPHTLTARPMVLAPQDEVSIRIEAPHDHIGLTVDGQLGVQLKPGDEVRVRRAPHTTVLVKWKERAFFDVVRRKLQGDPPRGDGV
- the ahrC gene encoding transcriptional regulator AhrC/ArgR, translated to MNKAQRHIKIREIISQYDIETQDELVDKLREAGFHVTQATVSRDIKELHLVKVPTPDGRYKYSLPVDLRTNPQQKLKRMLVDSFVSIDHAENLIVLKTLPGNAHAVAVLIDNLDWPEIMGTLAGDDTILIICKEKEKTGELARRFLDML
- the recN gene encoding DNA repair protein RecN, with translation MLLELTVRNLALIKEAHVAFSEGLNVLTGETGAGKSILLDALALALGGRASSDMVRHGAAKAEVEALFEVPTDHPAVRRLAEMGIPADGGHILLRRDVSASGRSVCRINGHLVTLAMLREVGSVLVSLCGQHDQQDLLNPDRHLAWIDAYGGEELERCRAEYEALYARYMRVRAELARMTEDEKALAQRLDLLRFQLSEIEEAALEPGEEERLLAERQKLLHAEKLRTALRGAYAALAGDNRGMDWIGHALAYLEQAAAVDPELERVHEAVQSAYYQLEDAARELRDAQEAVPDDDGRLADVEARLALIAKLKRKYGDTVEAILEYAAKVEEELEAIENREARVEQLARELEEIGRDLGVEAEELSHRRKEAAAKLCAAVEAHLRDLNLEHAKLFAELDTLPDEEGIDVGGRRVRAMPHGVDVVFFTWAPNPGEPPKPLARIASGGELSRLMLALKAVVADAEPYGTLVFDEVDAGVSGRAAQRVAEKLAALAAARQVLCVTHLPQVACMADVHFVVSKAVENGETVTRVEPLSEAGRVEELARMLSGVAVTESSKQHAQEMLRLARGSKTAIG
- a CDS encoding GNAT family N-acetyltransferase — encoded protein: MTNFRSRAVPERLGFRLEGVLRGVERFADGSYRDHAVYAMLAEEWRERRAKQVPPKT
- the spo0A gene encoding sporulation transcription factor Spo0A, whose translation is MTKKVRVVIADDNREFTNLLAEFIDQQKDMEVVGVAYNGNDVIAVLENTPADVLILDIIMPHLDGLAVLERLHSMSLPVFPKIIMLTAFGQEEITKKAVELGASYYILKPFDMEVLTNRIRQVVVHDRVMLSIQTAAASSPKKHDLDVRITNIIHEIGVPAHIKGYLYLREAIAMVYHNVELLGSITKDLYPSIARKFNTTPSRVERAIRHAIEVAWARGNVELISSLFGYTINVAKAKPTNSEFIAMVADKLRIEHKVVS
- the spoIVB gene encoding SpoIVB peptidase; this translates as MSLSRKTIGLCLMALSVLFAFSPPFQRFAALPDEIRVVQGAVKPLSLFSFGSVTVDNPEVVQVERSNAVQTASSASASSTRASSGTWVLLPGDVGSSRMAVQVGAIPLRKVTVSVIPELRVVPGGQSIGVKLRSAGVLVVGHYLVPHGDRSLSPGREAGVRVGDVITAIDGTTVQSVGDVEKQVRAAGLSGRPLVLQLARGSDQVQVTLRPARDKDGQYRLGLYIRDTAAGVGTLTFYDPKTRRFGALGHVISDVDTRQPIRVGDGVIVPSDVTSIEKGNSGEPGQKRATLFDENRTLGKIEKNTPFGIFGTLTETPEPALFREPIPIALAEEVREGPAEMLTVVEGRKVERFSIEIVSVSAQRFPATKSMVIRVTDPRLLAKTGGIVQGMSGSPIIQNGKLVGAVTHVFVNDPTTGYGVFIEWMLRDAGYNLDANPTATNKPPRAQAGGFLCAPGTFDRNRATKVGKCRRKVRPTRKELPG
- the steA gene encoding putative cytokinetic ring protein SteA, producing the protein MIAWWRSGKPISGTAAVDERTKRLVMRLSGGEIAVIRHRDVDEVAAHGLLEAGVRAVVNALPFLSGSYPAEGALLLARSGVPLFEIAEADFARIPEGARLVLDEGHLWIEETATALPARRVTADELERRYRRGVANLEERLAQFIDNTLHFAAKEKAFFIRPLLTPVLRTPLQGRHVLVVVRGSHYREDLLAIRGYVEDWRPALIGVDGGADALLDFGWKPDIIIGDMDSVSDRALRCGADLIVHGYPDGRAPGMARLKQLGLSGHVLCAPGTSEDIALLLAYEKGAELIVTVGTHSNMIDFLEKGRQGMASTVLVRMKIGAKLVDARGVSKLYPRRLKWRTLAYLIGAACVPVAALSAVSESLSRLWRLVWVNVKLLMG
- a CDS encoding TlyA family RNA methyltransferase, with product MAKKERLDVLLVTRGLFPTREKARRAIMAGLVRVDGATVDKAGEKVPPDARIEVKGDPCPYVSRGGLKLERALRVFGLDLTGKTVLDVGASTGGFTDCALQHGARRVYAVDVGYGQLDWKLRQDPRVVVMERTNFRYAEPSWFPEPPDVATVDVSFISLGLIFPPLAAVLKAGGDVVALVKPQFEAGPERVGKHGVVRDPRVHADVLRAVIQKARAANLVPLNLTPSPIRGGEGNIEFLLHARKGDAPGDDVERRIDAVVREAHDRFRAEHATDA